The window catttttgaaattaaaatacagtttgataaaagaaatataaagaaacTGTATAGTTCACGAAGATTTTTTTTCGGCTATAGCATGGCGTCTATAGAAAAGGTTTTAAACACGCATTTATCGCTTCACGAAACGGTGTTCTCTGGCTTACACCAATGGCCTCCAGCTCAGAACAATCAAATTCGCAATCATACGGTCTAGCTGCTCCTGACGTAGGACTGTTGTTTGGTGTTACATGTGACACCGGCAAATTAAACACTTCCGACATAACTTTCACCATGCCGTACTTTGTTAATTTGTCGTCACTTCGCCACTGCCATATACCACAAAATGACGGGTGATTTTGACGATATTTGATTATTTCCCGACAGACCACAGCAATGTCGACAGTACTTGTCGGGTACCTTTGTTCATAATTAGAAATGGTAGCTGGTTTGCTAGTATCTCGTAGAATGGACAGCAGACCTGGaaaaatatagttttaaaaaatgaactgTACTATGGTACTTTATTGTATATATCAGTCTATTTGCGGTTTGGTGAATATGTTTCTAACATCTTGTTATGGCAATAACATGGCAAGTATGGAATTTCTGTAAACAATATGATGTTCGTAATTTTCATAATTTGCGACTACGGTTTGTAACTTTTATACTGATTTTGTGACATTATTTTACGGGTAATGCAAGATCCTTGCATTTTGAGAACATTTATTACCGCGAATCCAACTTTCACTTTAACAATATAATATTTCTCCAAACATTTTGCACTGCAGTTGTTGgagaaatgaaattaaaaaaaagagttgaactgcaaaatttttaatttttttatgaaattataTTGGCCTCGAACCAGTCCCTTTTCGAAATTAATTTCGTTCCCAGCACCTTTTTACCACATTCTTGATTACCTTAACGTTTCAAACATGGAGggtattaaaaatattgaaatgcgATGTAACATTTTTCGAAATTACTGCTGCTCCAAATTAATTAGTGTGTTTCAGCATCGAAAAATTTAGCTGAGAACGAAAGTAATGAGCGCGAATCGACACTATGAAGTGTGGGATTTATTAGTTATTGGGTTTTCATGGGATACTTTTAGTAGTGTTAAAACATAACTATTAAATTTCTTTGTTATAATTCCCATTTGTTAGGTGTTTGCACAGAACTACTTCATGCGATTTTTGCTTAAATCTGCAATAAGTCCCGCACTTCTTATGGCCACACTGACAAATATATGAACTTTACCGATAACTGTAATTTTTGTGTTATGTATAAGCTTTCACTATTCAGACAAAACGAAATGTCTTTATAGTTGTAAcgaaataatttcgttttcagTGCTTCCTCTGCACTTTCTGATACGTGCGTTTGCACTGGCCATATATACGAAAGCGAAAAAAATGTCCTTGAAATGAGATCGGTAAGGAACGAAGCATATTACAAAGATAAATAAGTGGATGCTTACTTGTAACCGCGCTTTCGTCGACATATTTAAGTGGTCCATACAGAATCGGAACTCTTAACACGCCAGAGTATTTGCAATGAAGCAATGTTTCCCGTTCCCCTTGCAGTTTACTCATTCCATACTTGTTTAACGGGTTAGTAGCATCCGAAACTTTGTAAGGTGGTGATGTGCCATCAAACACGTAATCGGTGCTTATATACAACATAAatccgccatatttgtttacatgtttcGCTAAAGTTTCAGTAGCCTTCACATTTAATTGCTCAGTCTCCTTTTCGTGatttgcaacaaaatctggGCGACGCTCTGCAGCGGAATGGATTAAAACGTCCGGCTTAAACTCATCTATTAATTGGATAACTTCTTCGTCATTTTGGAGATCAACTTTTTTCAGTCCACCATCGAGTCTTGTAAAACCTAACCCAAGTATCTTCCAGTCAGACACTTTTTCAAATTCTGTCTTAATTGCACGACCAAGTAATCCAGAAGCTCCCGTGATCAATACTTTCATCTTCTTAATATTTAGTGTGACTGAAATAAAACAAAGATCTTTACTCCTACAAATTTTTTAGATCTTTGAATTAAAAATTTCTTACTAATTATCACGGATATTTAGCACGCACGcatgaattttaaaatgaagtaaaAGAGGGCAGgttgtaaataatttttcgcgaaaatgcacaaaactttttgttctccaaaaaaaaattaataaaagtcACACATGAAAATGCTTTATAAAAGAAATCTTCATACGCTCAACATTTCATGATAAAAGTAAACTTGAtattcaaaattgatatgccaAGCACAAAAATGTTTCCTACGTTTTTTCCTGTTTCACTGTTACGATCAATTTTAAGGGTACTTTGTGAGAAACTTTGACAGTACCGctcattttaacaaaattaaattttcgcgaaatctgGATCAGGAGTTTACTCATAAATATTTCGCGAATATATCCTGCTACATCTAAAAAGACATTAAATTTAACATAAACGCGAAATAAACCGCGAATCGCATACATTTTACGGCTTTTTCAAGTACAAGGTTTTCTTTTCCCgaaaatttttgatattaaaatagCAAGTTGTTAAATTAAATACCAATTCATCTAATGATACTTTAAAAATTACTACAACTTTGTTCAGGAAAGAACAGTTAAAGGTATAAATATGTTTatgttatgtaaaaaaatttaaattaaaatataacaaGCTTAATGAAGCAACAACAATAAGAGTTTTGTCACTGCCAAGCCTTCGTGAAAATACCCCACTTCGATGGTTTTTGTCATAGCTTTCTTTTCGTTATACGATACGTTTCTCTCAACTTTCCACACTTCGTCACtaactttcttcttttttcctcAACATGTCGAAGTTCTGCTTTTTGACTTTCTACAGTGTGACGTAACATTTCTTCTTCTGTTTTAAGACTTTTTATTTcttcgtttttcttttcttttgcatCCTGTAGGCTTTCGAGTTGGGAATACTTCTTGCTATTTTCGAGCTCGTtacttttgcaaatttctgttaattttaacttttcttttggTATTGATTTTCtcagaaaatttatttcatccttcaaggtaatttttttcaataataattCTTCTGtatttcgtttcattgttttcaACTCTTTCTGCAAAGCTTTCACTTCTTCCTTATGTTTACAAAGCTGCCTCTCTTTCAACTCAAGCTCTTCCAATTTTTCCTCTAGCTCAGCCTCTTTCTCAGTTTCAACCATAAGCAACTTTCCGTACGATCTCTGTAGATCATCATACTGGTCAACAAGCTTATCGTAACACACTGCCCATTCTTCTTTACTCGCGTATTTTCGTTTGAAGAAAGACTTGACAGAACCTTTTAAACTTCCTGGTGATTGTCTAACAGCTGAACTCGCTTCTTCGACAGTTTGGTTCTTCGATTTCATTTTACTacataaaagaaatattttagtaATAGGGAACAACTATTTTTGATAACCCGTCCGCATTTATTTGTTCAAtagttaaaattttagaaatgcTAACACTTATTGAGTTTATTTAcctaagattttttaaatcgcaATGCATATCAATATGAAACCACACAAAGTAGGCTGCCACACAGAAAATCTTTGCTAATTTATCTCGTGATTTTGCTGCTACTTTTTACACGACAAAAGTTAAGAACGTCCATCAAaaattgtttaataataaataaatgaatgcacATTTGCTAACCCAAGATTTAAATCGTTTTGGTTTGTTATAAaattacgattttttttaaagttgttcctGCAgtttaaataattcattttttttaaggaGTGTGTTCAATCGAAggagaaaaaattttttcagtCTTAATTCGTTGGTATACGCGACATTAAAAACCGGCACGATCTTGTACAATCTTTCATACCAGTTAACTAAATAAAAAGCTACATGTAGAAAAACCAACCTTTTGCTCGTTGCTTCTCTCTccaatgttaattttttgtttttttctgtttccaATGCCAACGCAGTCACGTGGGTTTTATGCTCTTCTTCCAGTCGATGAACCAGTCTGCTTAATTTATTCAAATTCTCGTCAGGATCAAACGAAGCCTACAAATTTTTATTGCCACACAAAAGTATTGTGTTTATACACAACCTTGTACAGAAATTAATTAAAGCCTACTTACATCAGAGTTTGTTCTTGATGCGCTCTCCCATTCTCCAGAATAACTGATCTCCACCGGTATATCTTCGTTGCTCGGACTGCCAGTATTTATCGGTTGGACATATACTAAAAAGTGCAGTTGATAGGTTCGAGATAACTTTGCTACATAGCAAGTATTGTATTTGAATAACACGAGAGTTGATAAAATGgacatttcttgttttttagaaGCGTGGAGAAGTTATATAAAACACAAAAAGCAAGAGTAAAGCTGTATTTCTACCTCTGTTTGTCGTCGTATTAAAACTTTGCAACATGTCTTCCTCCCAAGCTTTTAAGATATTACAAGTTCTACAATAAGTTAAAAACGcgaataaatgaaagaaaaaaacaattaaaacaaaaagacagttttattttttaataatttagctGTATTATTGAGCAGTTAAAAGTTAATATTTTATGAGTTCTTCACCTGGAAGACTGAATAGCGTGATCTAACGCTTTTTTATGATCCATGTCTTTAGCAAATATATTAGCACCTTTCTCAAGTAAAACTTCTGCGACTGCAAACTGATTGCTTTGGGCTGCATACATTAGCGGTGATCTAAATTAGAAACAGTGGCAGTTAAATGAGAAATCTTAACAACAAGCAATATAATGTCCAATGTGATTAATTAGTCAATAATTGTTCTGAGAGCTAATATTCAAGCAGGTAAACAGAGAACGTTAGATTACTAGAGTGTACCTTCCACCGTCGTCGGAAAAATTGACGTTagctttaaattttaataacattCTGACGATATTCAAGTGTCCATAAAAAGCAGCTAAGTGAAGGAGAGTGACGCCATCTTTGTTTTGTTGGTGAACTCCCACTTCTTTGACAATAAACTGAACACACGCCAGTCCTTCATCGCCGTGCTTCATGATTAAATATTCGGCTGGTGTGATTAAAGCGTTATCGTGCAGATCAATTTTCGCGCCGTTATTGTACAATTCTTCCATGCAGTCCAAAGATAGCATTTGTGCAGCCTAAaatcaaattctttttaaaacctAAAATACTCTCttattgtgttgttgttgttgtttttacgcGATAATCTTATTTTAGGAATAGGAATGACGATTTTTACTTTATAAGATACTACAATAAATGACAGTTTAAACGCCCAATACTGCGATAAAATCTCTTTCGAGGCGTTTATTTAGAAGATCAGACGAGTGGATGATTATTAACACTTTTCCACATTTATCCCTTCCGTTTATTTAAGCGTTAGTGTTTTATTTGGACACAAAGCATgcgtagtttttttgttttaagtttGCTTCGAACAATTAGCTTCGAcgaaaaatagaaaaagtttcattttttagcGGGGAAATATTTTGCTGTAAAATTTTCACCAATTGGAACGCTGTCTTCCGTGTTTATCCTTAAAAAACTcgaattcaaaataaaatttttatttttaattctccaaaaaataaatttggcatatgttttttgtttcccatggaaatcaaaaataaatttcgcaGCTAATTGGCcgcctaatttttttaattcagctTTGTGAAAATCCCCTTCACAAAGATTTTTTCTGTACTTCCTAAGTTTTAACGTCAAAAATATCAGGATCTCTGTCAAATTCTTAGATAAAAAACACGTCAGATAAAAAACGctgtctttaaaaaatggtgaaTAGGTCTTACAGAAAATATCCTCATTTACTTTTAACAAGGTTTCCGCTTCTCTGAAAACAAAGAACAGGGAGAAAGTGGAATTAATTTACCTTAAAAAAAGAAGTGCGACCATCGTTATCAAGAACATTTATGCCACGTGTATCCAACACCAACAATACGTTGATAAAGTTAAGGTAACCACAGGAAGAAGCTACATGAAGCGCCGTTCTAGAAAAAAGGCACACTTTTAAACAACGTCCACATCAACAATATGTAAGCGGGTtattgaaacaatttttttacctttcatGATAATCTGTCTCATaaagtttatctaaatttctttcTTCGGATAAATACCTCATAACTTTTTGTAATTGTCCTTTCCAGACGGCACGATGTAACCTTGGAAGCAAATTTAGATCTACAGCATCGTAACTCGAAGGGGGCGGTGTAAAAACACTACGCCGATTAGATGCCATAACGATCAAATCTTAGCTACATTTAAAACAGATGCGGAATCCCAAATGATAAATGCATTTTggctttttaattaaaaaccaaCGATTGCCAATCAATTAAAGATATATATACTCGCTGTCGGAGTACCAAAAAAGTTTCAGTCTTTTCATTAGCACAAAAACAATAACTTTTGAAGACTCGATAACGCAGCTCAAATGAAGACATGACAACGCTATACAATTCATTTTCCACACATCTGAAAATTCATTGGATATAGAAAAAGGGCGCAAAGAAAACTGTTGAATAAGCAGACGAGCTCTCGTAGCTTGAATGTGATTTCAATCATGAATTCTTAAAAAAGGTTCACCTGGAATTTCTCGTAACTTCTTTAACTTATTTAAAATAGTCCAAATTCCTCAAATTTAGATGCACAAAGAGCATAATTGAAGTCTgggcaaaaaatataattttgcaatttttatgcCTCACCGCAGAAGTTCATTCAACAAAAGCTTTTAACTTTTCGCAATTTTTTCCCTGGAAAATAATTCACAACAACAGAGGTTCCCCATATTGTGTAAGTTTCTGCTTTTGGAGCTTATGTTCGCGTAACGACCTCAACGCTATCTTAATGATTACACAATCTGATTTTCCATACGGGTgcttaaaataaagtataattATCAGGATAGCCATGGATTTAAAATTGTCATAATTTAAGAAACAGCAAATAACTATAAAAACAGTTCTATATTTTAGGATCGAcacattatcaaaaaaataccGACTTTAATTTCAGACGACGGAgaaatgaatatttttggtCCAAATTTAGGGTTATTTagaagattttaatttttttgtaattctgTACATATTCAGCTGAATTAACGAAAAAGAAAacacaatacacctttcccaaaattttataaattataataactatgacatcatccaaaattttatgattCTGTGCTCTtaaaataaggatattcagatagaatattaaattatcatgacaaaaatgtagtttttagagcaatataatattctggttggattgtaattagatttgaagaaaataattattttgaaaacgaggccaTTCTTGGAAAGCTCGGCTATATAAGGGgttttgaccgtaactttcagctcgaAATTGAGGCATTTAACCAACAGAAACATTTacgaaattaataaatttgttttaccttttttgccaaggaacttagggataagaatcatttttagtatcggcAAATTCTGGAAATGTCTATTATGAccagaaagaacattcaattat is drawn from Hydractinia symbiolongicarpus strain clone_291-10 chromosome 8, HSymV2.1, whole genome shotgun sequence and contains these coding sequences:
- the LOC130655082 gene encoding ankyrin repeat domain-containing protein 36B-like isoform X1 codes for the protein MRYLSEERNLDKLYETDYHERTALHVASSCGYLNFINVLLVLDTRGINVLDNDGRTSFFKAAQMLSLDCMEELYNNGAKIDLHDNALITPAEYLIMKHGDEGLACVQFIVKEVGVHQQNKDGVTLLHLAAFYGHLNIVRMLLKFKANVNFSDDGGRSPLMYAAQSNQFAVAEVLLEKGANIFAKDMDHKKALDHAIQSSRTCNILKAWEEDMLQSFNTTTNRVYVQPINTGSPSNEDIPVEISYSGEWESASRTNSDASFDPDENLNKLSRLVHRLEEEHKTHVTALALETEKNKKLTLEREATSKSKMKSKNQTVEEASSAVRQSPGSLKGSVKSFFKRKYASKEEWAVCYDKLVDQYDDLQRSYGKLLMVETEKEAELEEKLEELELKERQLCKHKEEVKALQKELKTMKRNTEELLLKKITLKDEINFLRKSIPKEKLKLTEICKSNELENSKKYSQLESLQDAKEKKNEEIKSLKTEEEMLRHTVESQKAELRHVEEKRRKLVTKCGKLRETYRITKRKL
- the LOC130653895 gene encoding methionine adenosyltransferase 2 subunit beta-like, with protein sequence MYAIRGLFRVYVKFNVFLDVAGYIREIFMSKLLIQISRKFNFVKMSGTVKVSHKVPLKLIVTVKQEKTSKDLCFISVTLNIKKMKVLITGASGLLGRAIKTEFEKVSDWKILGLGFTRLDGGLKKVDLQNDEEVIQLIDEFKPDVLIHSAAERRPDFVANHEKETEQLNVKATETLAKHVNKYGGFMLYISTDYVFDGTSPPYKVSDATNPLNKYGMSKLQGERETLLHCKYSGVLRVPILYGPLKYVDESAVTSNQECGKKVLGTKLISKRDCAKCLEKYYIVKVKVGFAKFHTCHVIAITRCLLSILRDTSKPATISNYEQRYPTSTVDIAVVCREIIKYRQNHPSFCGIWQWRSDDKLTKYGMVKVMSEVFNLPVSHVTPNNSPTSGAARPYDCEFDCSELEAIGVSQRTPFREAINACLKPFL